One genomic segment of Chitinophaga sancti includes these proteins:
- a CDS encoding VF530 family protein, whose protein sequence is MQRYKKYCAVYLRHKQYEMESKDPLHGITLEKLLTQLVDAYGWDELGYQIRINCFISNPSIQSSLKFLRKTPWARTKVEEFYKDALKSGKVK, encoded by the coding sequence ATGCAAAGATATAAAAAATATTGTGCTGTATATTTGCGGCACAAACAATATGAAATGGAATCAAAAGATCCTTTACACGGTATTACGCTTGAGAAATTGCTTACCCAACTGGTAGATGCTTATGGGTGGGATGAGTTGGGTTACCAGATCAGGATCAATTGCTTTATTAGTAATCCTTCCATTCAATCTTCACTCAAGTTTCTTCGCAAAACACCGTGGGCAAGAACAAAGGTAGAAGAGTTTTATAAAGATGCGCTGAAAAGCGGGAAGGTGAAATAA
- a CDS encoding ABC transporter ATP-binding protein yields MANPYISLLRTAWHYARKERRRYVLVYAMFTVSAIINALYPMLLGWFINKIQQDTQQVLHFAFLYAASYFGLKVLEWCFHGPARVMERELAFNLSRNFLQTRYHQVLHLPVKWHQDHHSGATINRIRKAYEALKTFFDHGFMYLRALGKLIFSVIAIVYFSPLFGTIGVVLGAITIWVIFKFDKPFIRTLDEVNEREHVVSSTLFDSLSNIMTVITLRLEKSMETGLLSKVALILHPFKKNVRINEWKWFVADMLITLIYCVIAVGYVLQNWKQGSVFYVAGLVTLLGYVNQFTSVFYDFAWQYTDITQYNTSVQTAANIDSAFNEQHRPDAHTDLPHTWQEIQIKDLSFSHREQYDAEHGPQSLHGLHLRIPRGKRIALIGESGSGKSTLLSLLRGLYEPRPGMQLTVDEKTYDLDTLNETVTLFPQEPEIFENTIAYNVTLGLPFSEADIKEVCESAHFTDVISQLPMGLESDIREKGVNLSGGQKQRLALARGILAARESEVVLLDEPTSSVDPKTEVMIYNKLFAAFADKAVISSIHRLHLLPQFDYVYVLHQGRIADEGTFEHLRNNSPIFQELWKHQKDTMGKHFQ; encoded by the coding sequence ATGGCTAACCCATATATCTCCCTGCTGCGCACTGCCTGGCATTACGCACGAAAGGAGAGGAGGAGATATGTACTGGTGTATGCCATGTTTACAGTTTCTGCCATTATTAATGCATTATACCCAATGCTACTGGGATGGTTTATCAACAAGATCCAACAGGATACCCAGCAGGTATTACACTTTGCCTTCCTTTATGCTGCCAGTTATTTCGGACTCAAAGTGCTGGAATGGTGCTTTCATGGCCCTGCCCGTGTAATGGAACGGGAACTTGCTTTTAACCTGAGCCGTAACTTTCTCCAAACCCGGTATCACCAGGTACTGCACCTGCCCGTAAAATGGCACCAGGACCACCATAGTGGTGCCACCATCAATCGTATCCGTAAGGCATACGAAGCCCTGAAAACCTTTTTCGATCATGGCTTTATGTATTTAAGAGCATTAGGAAAACTGATCTTTTCTGTCATTGCCATCGTTTATTTCTCACCATTATTCGGTACCATCGGTGTTGTGCTCGGTGCCATCACCATCTGGGTGATCTTTAAATTTGACAAGCCTTTTATCCGTACACTGGATGAGGTGAATGAAAGAGAGCATGTGGTGTCTTCAACCCTGTTCGATAGTCTTTCCAATATCATGACGGTAATTACCCTGCGGCTGGAAAAGAGCATGGAAACTGGCTTATTATCAAAAGTAGCCCTGATACTACATCCATTTAAAAAGAATGTCCGGATCAATGAATGGAAATGGTTTGTGGCTGATATGTTGATCACCCTTATTTATTGCGTAATAGCGGTAGGATACGTATTGCAAAACTGGAAACAGGGATCGGTATTTTATGTAGCCGGCCTTGTTACGCTGTTGGGATATGTGAACCAATTCACCAGCGTGTTCTATGATTTTGCCTGGCAGTATACTGATATTACACAATACAATACCTCCGTACAAACTGCCGCCAATATTGATAGCGCATTCAACGAACAGCACCGCCCTGATGCACATACAGACCTGCCGCATACCTGGCAGGAGATTCAGATAAAAGACCTGAGCTTTTCTCACAGGGAACAATACGATGCCGAACATGGACCACAAAGTCTGCATGGCCTGCACCTCCGTATACCCCGTGGTAAACGGATTGCACTGATAGGAGAAAGTGGTAGTGGTAAAAGTACGCTCCTGTCATTATTGAGAGGACTATATGAGCCGCGCCCGGGTATGCAGCTGACAGTAGATGAAAAGACATACGACCTGGATACACTCAATGAAACAGTGACCCTCTTTCCACAGGAACCTGAGATCTTTGAGAATACCATTGCCTACAATGTGACCCTGGGCCTGCCTTTCAGCGAAGCAGATATCAAAGAAGTATGTGAAAGTGCGCATTTTACAGATGTGATCAGCCAGTTGCCTATGGGCCTGGAATCGGATATCCGTGAAAAAGGGGTGAACCTATCCGGTGGACAAAAACAACGACTGGCGCTGGCCAGAGGTATACTCGCGGCACGCGAGAGTGAAGTGGTATTGTTGGATGAACCTACCAGTAGTGTGGATCCTAAGACGGAAGTCATGATTTACAATAAGCTGTTTGCGGCATTTGCAGATAAGGCGGTGATCTCTTCTATTCATCGCCTGCACCTGTTGCCACAATTTGACTATGTGTATGTGTTACATCAGGGGCGTATTGCAGATGAAGGGACATTTGAACATCTTCGGAATAATAGTCCGATCTTTCAGGAGTTATGGAAACACCAGAAGGATACGATGGGGAAGCATTTTCAGTAA